The following is a genomic window from Scleropages formosus chromosome 11, fSclFor1.1, whole genome shotgun sequence.
CTGGCAAGACGTAGGCTGTGGAGACCAGTCACATTAAGTTTATCACTGGAGCGACACATGATGTGCTGCAGATTCTGCAAAATGTTAAGCAGTGGGGAGGTGGTGAAGGTTGTTGTAAGTTGTGTAGGTGTGTGGCAACACTGAGGAACATTTTGTGTGCATGGGAAGTTAGTTTGGTGCAGGGACACTGTACTTGGTGCCATAATCAAGTGCTTAAATGTTTAGCGGAGGGGGTTTGGAGAGCAAGTGTGTTGTGGTGAATTCCGTGCCCGTTGGTAGTATAAATAATACGATTGGTTTTATGCAGAAGAGAGTAACACTGTATAAGAGCGGACGTGTCTCAGTAGGTGGGGTAAGGGATGGGACtagaagctgctggctgatgtgggcaaagaGTTCCAGGTGCCACAGGCTATTGTGGTTATTTCGCTGTTTCCAGACGTGGTGGTATATTCCAAGTGTGAGCGGACCATGTACTTAGTAAAGTTAATAGTGCCATTTGAGGATGTGATTGGAGAGGCATTTGAGCGGAAAATGTTAAAGGATGTTGAGAAGTAATTAGTTATAGATGAGAAGACAGCAGGGTAGATGGGGTTGCAGGTCGGAGGGAGGTGTGTAACGGATCGGTAAAGTTGGTGGCAGGTGGCTAGCAGTGGCAGGCTTGTTGGCATCTATGGACGTGTGGTATTGTTAATTGAGATGGTTTAAGTTTGTTGAGTTGGTACGTTAGCCATATGTCGAGGGTGTTGAACAtgtgtggaggggggagggTCTCGGACACCAGACTTCACTGTTAAGCCTTCCCTCAATGAAACACCAATGAAGGGAAATGCCCACTTGAGAGTCTCAGTTAAATACTCATGTTGGCACCGTTTAGGTTGACGTGGTAGTTGGGGGAGGAGATTAAGCCacttggtcttgagtcatggagatgtatgatcgcaatgctggatgttttctctgtgtctttACAGTTGTTAATAAAAGCACATGGAAGATAACATCCCGTGTATGTtgactgaaagaaaaatgtacttcaGTACACATTAACTGTTGCAATTCCTTTTGTTGTACATATCAATCTGGTTACAGAATATAGGGCTTCATATGGGATTACCTTGAGGtcaaagagaggtggaaagaCTAATTTTACCTcttgtgcgtatgtgtgtggctactttGTGCACTTAGGTATTTATTATTGGTGCTGATTtcctgtgggggtgcggtggtgcagtgggtttgaccgggtcctgctctgtggcgggtttgaggtttgagtcttgcttggggggtcttctgatggactggtgtcctgtcctaggtgtgtcccctccagccttatgacctgtgttgctggattcgGCTCCAGCTCCATGTAACCCTGCGctggatgagtggtttcagatgatgtgtgtgttttatgtgttgtACTTTTTCTTAACTACTGGAAAGGAACTAAAAGGttggtgtttaaaaaaagaccaTGCTTCTtgactgaaaaacactgaatttcCTTTTCAGCTCAAGTATAACAAATTACTGATCCACAGTAtgtcatcatctgaaccgcttgtcccattcggggtcgcggggagccggagcctaacccgacaacacagggcgtaaggctggaggaggaggggacacacccaggacaggacgccagtctgtcgcaaagcagcccaagcaggactcgaaccccagacccaccggagagcaggacctggtctaaccgaCCCACCCACAGTATATTCATACTAATATTTTAAAGATGTAAATTCATGTATCGATGAGTCTAATTGATTTTCATTCTGAGATTAGTTTGAAAATTATTGAATTTTAAACAATATGATTCCAGCTGCTTGCTTCCATGAGATAAAATTGAAATGCATAATTACTgttcaataaacacacacactgactgatacTGCTTGtaccaagcagggttgtggtgacctggagcctaacctggaaacataggacacaaggctggggggtgaggggacacacccaggatgggatgccagttcgtcgcagggcaccccaagcaggactcaaaccccagacccaccagagagaaagcacatgccaaacccgctgcaccaccacaatacccttggttaaaaaaattaaatgtttatttaaaagtatCACATCATACAAAAGacaagatggatggataaattacACGTTCTGAATTAGGGTAAGATTGGACAATAAATCAGAATATGGCATCATGATCTGAACATTAAAAGCTAAAATCAATTTCTTCAGTCTATGTCACTGACAGAAGATATGATCAGTGGGGCTGAGTTCTCACTGCGATACCAGAAGCCTGGGCAGAAGAATGGACAGagtttctcagtgaatttatatcCCGTGAAAGTGTAGATATGAGACTTGTCCTCCACACTGTAAAAAGAGACCTCaccctcctcatagtccacaAACACCCCCACCTTCTGGGGCTTCACACTCAGGTGGAGCAACACAGGGGGGTCAGTGAAAGCCTCATACTTATTTCCATTCTGCAGCCAGATAGACCAGAGACCATTATTAGTATCCAGCGGAAAATACCCTTTCCTGTTGATGGATTCACTGGCCACTCCTAGTCTCCAGTAAGTCTTGTTCCCAACTTGCACCTCCCAGTAATGTTTCCCTGAAGAAAACCCCTCTTTTCCCAGGATACAGGACCACCAATTAAACCTCTCTGGGTTGTCAGGGAGATCCTGCCATGTGTCTCCATTCCTcacttgtttcctgtcctcagacaggaTGAGTTCAGGATGTGCTGTAtcagggtccagagtcacatcaactgCGGAGGACAGAGAGGTGGTCAATTATTACGtttcaaaatgtgacaaaaattaacacctttaaaaagtaaaaatatattattatggCAACAGGGGGTGCAACCACCTCAAAGAGCCCGGGCTCTGCAGGTATGTGTGCGTGCGACGAAGAAGAAGCCGTGGTGGTGATCAGAACAAGCTGTTAGCATGAATGAGTGATTTTTTGGGGTGTTAATATAAATTCCGATAACAGGTGTTCTGGATGTTTTGTAAGAAATTGTAATAATATGTTTACCTTtgagaaaacagtttaaaacttttatgtttatgtacatttatgtttaaaaacttgttttgaCTTCATTTAATTAATAGTAATGTATTTCTAAAATTATTGAATTACATAATCTGCTCTGCTCTCACACAGACCTGATCTCATACAACTGTTTCTCCTTCAAATGCTGTGTAAATCAAGTGGTCTTAGATTCAAAAGGTTGCTGAGTCCCACTGAGACTTTGTGcccttaaaaaatatatataaaggtgtttatatatatgtatatatatataaagggcACAATGTATATATAGTgtatggatatatatatatatatatatatatgttttttcccgcttggggtgccttgtgatggactggcgtcccgtcctgggtgtgtcccctccccctccggccttacgccctgtgttgccgggtaggctccggttccccgtgaccctgtatgggacaagcggctctgaagatgtgtgtgtgtgtatatgttttttgcaaatttttggcTAATTTCTCAAACTCACCTGCATATCTTTGTGCCTTTACaagttctgtagagagagaaataaaaatgagacacatggaatTAGTGTCACAGCAAATACTGCAATCAGTCTGGACTTGTCTCAGTGTCTTTCATGTCCATTTTTACATGCACAGGTACAGTGTGCAACACATACATTTGTAAACATGTTCAtgttaattttcagtttaaagttGAAATCATAACCATAAGCAGTTAATGGGCTGTGattgtgaaagaaacaaaccttCATAATCATTTCACTATTATTACATTATAGACTTTCTGTTGCTCCTTATTAGACAAACATagtgaaatacagtatgaaCAGTATGTGgtccttttcagtttttgcagGTACAGTAGTACCATCTCTGTTCTCCTAACAGTaactaaatactgtatgtacaggAAGAGTTGATGCATTTCTCTGTCACTAAATATACTGTTTACGTTTACTTAGCAAACAAAATACCATTGCAGTGGTATCTTTACTTTTCTTTTAGTAATTGATACATTGGATATTTTTTATTGActgatgaaatatataaatatgaaccATTTACCATATTACAGTGGTATGTTTTTGAACCCTGTTGTTCAGCTGTTGTGTCCTGAATAAACACTGAACTGTTTTTCTCTAAGcccaaaattttctttttcgtGATATCAGGACTCTGAGAAGCTCCTTCCTCATCtccaacacaaattaaaagggAAGCAATTATTTCCCAAAAAATTagttgcattaatttcaaaGAATTTTTGCTTGTGgtattttccatatttctgaTGTCTTGTATTTCTCACATTACATCTTTACCACTTTCACTTTTTGaagttgtgtttttctgttataatttgtgtaaacacacaagagacacacacacaaactcaaatgcacaaacaaaaacataagtCCACCTATTACTTACTCAGTTGACTGGTGATCAGTCCTGTAGATATAAGaacatcagtgtaaataacaaatggattaaaaaaatcccCACATCACAGATGTAGTGCAGTGGATCTGCTGATTCTCATTTTCATTCTCTCACTCGTAAATAAGTTAATCCTGTTTCCTCCTTTTTGCCATTTATGTGCATCCACTAAAGcagcatatttatatttctgtcaTTCTATAGAGTAGGTTCATGTTTTGAGACAAtataatggtgttttttttttttttatttaggtgatgtctttgtccaagatgacctGGAGTGTTAGAGACACTACATTAATCGCAGTTTGAGCTGATCTGTAGAGAACAGATGTGTCAGTTTAAACAGAGACAGAAGAAACAATCACCATGATGTTCTATAGCAGCTCTTCTCATTTCTTATATAAACTTATTTCTaggtataaaaaaatgtataacctCCATATCCACTATCTGCCATCCATTTTCACCAAATGAGGTTTTATCTTTACTGATAAAGATATGACTTTTAAGTCATATACACAGAGGGGTATTTTACTTGACGTTTAAGTTAAGCTTAAGGTTGAGTAACCTTCTGTCACTGCATTAAAAGACCTTTCTGACACTTGTGCTGTTAACCTTATGGCATCAGAAGTCTGTATTACTGACCACTACACCCGCTGCCGTGTATGATTCCATCACGCCTACAGGCAATTCTTGAGTTACAACATACGTGACTTATGACAATCCAGACTTTCAACAGCCATCCCTCCTTATTATATCATTTTCGAGTCCCAGCATTTGGTCGTAATGTTTAACGGTGACCCCTCCATATGCTGTATTGTAAAATCAGCTGACTGCACTGCCCCAACACACCAATAgttgttattgtttgggtctcagtcatTGTTGAGGTGGTAGTGCCTAAGAgcaattattattgtaacatttgtattattttaacatgaaaaatgcatgatattggtgaaaaaatataacaaagctcTATAACATTTATACATCAACTGTTTATGTATCATTATggttaatacaataaaatacagggGGATTTTCAGGGAAGAGGGTCATCAGGGTGAAACCTTTTCATAAGTCCAAGTCCAcctgtatttcactgaaaaggGTCTGTGTGACTACCTATCTGTTTTCACTCAATCATTTTCATTGATTGCCGGTCCTACCgtacaaacccacacacacacaattacggAATCACCAGTTCAATTGAACTGCATGTAAtcagactgtgtgaggaaacctatgcagaaGAGGGGAAAGATAAAAACTTCGAACTTTGAACCTACACCCGAACAGTCCCGACACTGTGAGGTAGCAGAGCTATTCAAGTTGAGTGtcccagtggtccagagccaattCCGAGAAACATAGAGTGTGAAGTAGGTTTCACCCTCGGTGACTCTAGCCCACAGCAGATTAGCCAGATACACGAtgggttcagaaaatgtgtgtgtgtgtgtacacactcattcactctcacATGCAGTAAGGTCAGTTTATATTCACTAGTTcaccaaaaacacacatctctggaaccaatgtttttttgttttttttttttttttgccaagggccacaatcattactgtgaactggtttGAGAGACAcacgtgtaaaaatcatagtaagagACATCGTGCATCTTAAGTGTCTACAGTGATTGTTTATATTACACTTGAACCTCTGCAAGTAAAATATTGTGTCTGATGTACATCTGTGTATAATGACACGACAATAACCCTAAAGCTAAACCtgacaatctcacacacaccatctgaactgcttgtcccatacagggttgcagggaaccggagcctagcccggcaactcagggcgtaagactggagggggaggggacacacccaggacaggacaccagtccgtcacaaggcaccccaagcaggactcaaaccctagacccaccagagaacaggaccttgtccaacccactgcaccaccacacccccttaacCTGACAATCTGTGGTAATAAATTTAATCCTGTTGCTATGCTGACAAAATTCAGCTATATTTTATGAAACAATGATTCTGTGGCTTTTTTGCATCAGGATcccaaaatatttcattcaaacTCACGAACTGACTTGAACAGTCATCATACCATAAAACACTGTCTGGAACTGACTGAAATTCTGTAACACAGTCTATAACAGTCAACGTCAGAAGGAAATTCCTATTGAAACTGTTCATACAGATGTTGGCTTAACAATTAAACTTCTAACTCATGACTGTTTCATAAAACTTCCAgcaaaatgcaagaaaatgctTAATTCACTCAAAGATGTTTTTGTCGGGTTTTTGTTTTAagatgttattgttattttcgTTCTTTAAAACCAGTAACAACAGTTTATGTTCCAGCTATGACAATACCACTTAATTTCTCAGGGATTGGACTTAACTATCAAAATCACTTTAGATACTGTAAAATCTTTACATTCTCAACATTGAAAACGGTTAAGAGATGTCATACATAATatacacaacacaaaaatacaagaaaaaaaggtaaaatcaataatcttgtattttttcagaaGCCAAAATAAAATTCTGGCAAGGAAAAAGCTGCTGAATTACAGCAGATACAAGAAAATGCCTAACTCGCTATTGTTTCAGGAAATTTCAAATATTAATGCAGGAAAACATCTTATTCAAGTGAAGATGTCCTTGatgttttgttcagtgtttgcttttagatgttattgttactgttgttCTTACAGAGCAGTAGCAACAAACAGTTTAAGATCCAACAGTGACAACACTACAATAATTACCTCAGTGACTGGATTTAATTAtcaaagccatttacaatattgtaaaacattttgatgCTTACTGTGGGAAAGGAATTATAAATGACACAGAAAATGTTACACACAGTATAAAATTcttcaggaggaaaaaaagaaactttttttttctaaagtgaaatACTGACAAACAAGGAAAATGCTGCTGAATTAACCTGAATTCAGCACTGACTCATGGTCATTTCTACAGGTCATCTGACTGTGGTACTAAGTCATGCATTGTAATTCTGTCAGTCATTAAcataaagcaacattttttcatacattgcattttttcaaaaaaaattatcaagAGTTTTATTAGTGAAAAAGAGGTGAgtgaaacagtttttatttttgatatattTCTTAAAGATGTGACATTGAACAattttcatacatcactttcatacaactGTATGACTTACCATGCTGTTCCTGGAGCTGAACTGTggatgtaagaaaaaaatattataattagtcagtgaaaacaaaggTTAATGAAATTACGTAATTAGGTCAGTCTCACGAAACACAACAGTCACACATTCcatataaatatgaatgagCTTTTACTCTATCATAATAATGTCATGGCAAACAGACGAATGTCCGAGAATACGTGGAGGCCTGCAGAGTCTGCTCCCAGAACCCCGACACAGAGAACCACCGGCCTACTGGAACCACTGCCAGTGCCCTCGCAACCTTGGTCCCAAgtagcagtggacttcctgaTGGACTACACCTCTTTGGATGCTAAGACTGTGATACTAACCTTGACTGACCgattttccaaagcctgccgCCTGATCCCCCTGCCATGGTTGCCCACGGCCATGGAGACAGTAAAGGCACTGTCCCAACAGGTCTTCGGCCTACATGGCCTGCCTGAGGACACTGTCAGACCATGGGCCCCAATGTGGAGGACATTCTGGACTAAGCTGGGGGTCTCGGTGAGCCTCACCTTTGGCTACCACCCCTACTCCAGCAGGCAGGTGAGGCGCTTACAGCAGAACATCAGTCATGTCCTCTGCAGCTACTGTGCCCAACGACAGCACCCGTGGGCACAATACCTGCCCTGGGCCGAGTACGCCCATAATGCCTTgacccactcctccacaggtatgtcaccATTCCAATGTGTCCGAGGGTACCAGTCTGCTCTGTTTCCTTGGTGCCCCATCTCAACGTCCCCACAGTCGACCCCTGGCACCAGGCCAGTGGGGAGACTTGGTGTGCCATCAAGACTCACCTACAGTCCCTGAGATGCAATATAAAATCACCCACTCCGACGCACCTAGTTgcggaacctccaactgagagacattctcctcacctatcttctGAGGCTCTCTGTTCTGTGGGTGCAACCTTCTTGTGATACTAATAAAGCGACTTCAACATCAGCATTTGAGTCTGCCCTCCTAATCTCCTACATGACAGCAACAAACAGTTTATGATCCAACAGTGACAACACTACAGTAACTTGCTCAGTGGCTGGATTTTATTATCAAAGCcactttatatacagtaaaatctTTAGATTGTCTCTGTGGAAAAGGGACagtaaatgacacaaaaatattatacattataaaaatgccttgacatttaaaaaaacgtAAAATTGATTAACTGTTTTGCAAAACTGAAATcctgacaaacaaaaaaattatatgaattAATTTGTGCCCAACACTAATTTTAACATGATCATTCTTACAGGTCATCTGACTGTGGTACCACGTTATATAATGTCATTCTGCCAGTCATTAACATAAAGCAACATTTCTTCATACAATGTACTCATTCACACTAATGACAAAAATAGTTTAATCAGGAAAAAGAGGTGAGTGAAGTTGTGCTTATTTTTGGATATATGTCTTCAAGAAGTGATATTGCTATATTTTCATACACCAGGTTCACACAactgtattacttaccatgctgttCTTTGAGCTGACCTGTAtatgtaagaaaaaatattgtaatcAGTCAGTGAGAACAGAGATTAATGAAATGAAGTCATGAGGTCAGTGCCACAAAacactgcagtcacacactgcatataAATACGTGCATGtgagttttaacattttatcatatCTCATTCTTCAGCGTTgctgacaaatgaaaaattatttaaattcacaATGAATATTGTAAAGACtttaaaaagtgcaattcaaCAATCAGTTACCACACACCTAAACTGTGAACCTTGAGCCAGTAaaatagtgattagagctaatacctttggacccaaaggtcactgaCACAATTctcacctttacatttattcacttaacagacacttttgtccaaagcgacttacaagggatactatgtagtgttactaacccacacaccttattcatcaaggtgactacattgctagatacactacttacaaggagttactcatccatgcatcagtgaaacacactcactttgtgatactcacacactatgggggaacctgaacagcatgcctttggactgtgggaggaaaccagagcacccagaggaagcccatgcagacatggggagaacatgcaaaccccacacagactgagcagggatcgaatgcACgttcttttgcaccacccaggcgttatGAGACAGTGgccctactcactgtgccaccttccgctgtagtaccctcaagcaaggtacttaccctaaattgctccagtaaaattacttgactatacaaatgagtaaataattgtatgtagctaaacattgtaagttgctttggagaaaagcgacagtgaaatgaataaatgtaaatgtatttgttctgaACTTGGGATTCATGgtaggaaaaatgtttaaatattctttggACATGATCTAGAAAATCCAAAGATGATGGAAAATAACCCTAAACAAGTGACTGTTATTAATGATGGTGTGAGTACAAGAGTGAGTGTGAAGGGACCTGTTGAACTCCACTGCCCCCCCACAGTAAATATAACTCATACACTATAATGACGGCTGTGAGCTATGATGTAAAATCACTTTTACATAATACCATTTTTCAactatgttttttaattttattaaatctgaAAACCATGAATGTGAACAGTAAATTGCTAAAATACCTCTCTTGCTCCGCAGTTTTACAAAATAGTGAATCAAAACTGTGCATCCAATAATACCAACAGCAGCCAGAATGAAGACCACAGCAAAGGTCACCTTCCAAGGATGGGCACGATGGAACATCTCACCTGGGATACAACaaacaattaattttacataaagaTTACAGATTTGCACctttcagtaattaaaaaatgaaacaggcAATTTTATCAGTGAAAAACCTGCAGTCCgcatgttttatttaacttgaagaaataagtaaacaaaGTACCTCAAGTTTTTGTCGTTAGAAAACTACAGTCAGTGTGGAAACACTTTCATACAGATGGATGGAGGTGCAAATCACGAAGATACAAAGAAAGTTGTGATACTGGAACCGGTTCATTATTTATAGTAACTTAAACATGAGTTGCACGAAGTGTCTCCATTGAGCTGTTTATACtaaatatgtgtaactcaccagggatgtcagttattgtctctttcatttcattcatctgCTGCTGTCGAACTCGACAAGTGAACCTGTTGGTCTCTGTCTCCTGTACAATAACACGTCGTCTCACAATATAGTGATCCATACTGTCTCTGTGCAtctctgtgtgtccagctgtgaggttgtgtccttcactgtccatccagaccacttgaggctgagggtaccagcctttagattcacacaccagactgatTCCTCCTTCTTTATATCCTTCAATGGAGATCACTGGTTGGGTTCCTACAGCTACAGATACAGGACTTGTCTTGTGAAACAGTAAGCGACTCATGAAagttaatgaaggaaaaaaatgtttattatatgcactgcaaaaataataatttaattttaataaaaaaaatttaaattcctACCTTTAATACGCAGGTTAATCCATGAATCATCTTGCCATTGTTGAGACTGAACAAAGCATTTATATGGTCCATCATCAGAGCCTCTAACACCAAAGAGTTTTAATGAAGTGTTTCCCTTCTTCAGTTCTTCAAGGAACAACGATGTTCTTCCCCTGTAGGATGGGATCTGCTTCTCATATCTGTCCTCATGATCCCGATAAAGATGTACAAGTGGGTTACCGGTCTGAACTCTGAACCACTCAACACtcaggtccacagcactgatgttgggtttgaggtaacagggcagaacaacatcttcaccagctacagcaacTATAGGCTGAGctggaccaagaacctcaaacctctctgtgaagaaaaacacacactgagaactTATTCAGTTCCAGAGACaacatgacacattttttttatctgagGAAATATATGTACCCAATGTGGAGACAGTAGTCTGCCGAAGAAGGAGGAGAGTCAAACAGAGACATCCAGACCAATTGATCGTCATCACTGAAACAGATATATACTATAAATCATCAGTTATGAGAATATATACATGTTAGTCATACAGTCATATAGGATCTGAGTATGGATCGgctatattaaaataaacatttctcatAGCTAGCTGGTTGGCTGGTTGTGAGGTAATACAAACAATTACCAATACTGACCTGACTGATGTCCAATTGTAACTGTTATACTTGGTGAAGATGCTTTATACTGAAGCTCAGTCTTCTACCAGTCTGGTCTCTAGAAATGCTGCCAGGTGTTCTTACCTGATCCTTTCATTATCCTTCAGATATTGTGTTCTGGAGGCCACACAGTATTTGTCACGTATATCAGCATGACACTGAAACGCCAGATGGAAGAGTCAGTG
Proteins encoded in this region:
- the LOC114911865 gene encoding butyrophilin subfamily 1 member A1-like, yielding MTINWSGCLCLTLLLLRQTTVSTLERFEVLGPAQPIVAVAGEDVVLPCYLKPNISAVDLSVEWFRVQTGNPLVHLYRDHEDRYEKQIPSYRGRTSLFLEELKKGNTSLKLFGVRGSDDGPYKCFVQSQQWQDDSWINLRIKAVGTQPVISIEGYKEGGISLVCESKGWYPQPQVVWMDSEGHNLTAGHTEMHRDSMDHYIVRRRVIVQETETNRFTCRVRQQQMNEMKETITDIPGEMFHRAHPWKVTFAVVFILAAVAYTGQLKEQHVQLQEQHGLITSQLKLVKAQRYAVDVTLDPDTAHPELILSEDRKQVRNGDTWQDLPDNPERFNWWSCILGKEGFSSGKHYWEVQVGNKTYWRLGVASESINRKGYFPLDTNNGLWSIWLQNGNKYEAFTDPPVLLHLSVKPQKVGVFVDYEEGEVSFYSVEDKSHIYTFTGYKFTEKLCPFFCPGFWYRSENSAPLIISSVSDID